The genomic segment GGAAGGCAAGGGCGTACTGTTCAAGCGCTTCGCCGGCATCGACGTGTTCGACATCGAAGTTGATTCCGAAAGCCCGCAAGCCTTCATCGACACCGTCAAGCGTATCTCCATCACTTTCGGTGGCATCAACCTGGAAGACATCAAGGCGCCTGAGTGCTTTGAGATCGAGCGCTCCCTGATCGAACAGTGCGACATCCCGGTTTTCCACGATGACCAGCACGGCACCGCTATCGTGACCGCCGCCGGCATGATCAACGCCCTGGAAATCGCTGGCAAAACCCTGCAAGACGCCAAGATCGTCTGCCTGGGCGCCGGTGCGGCCGCCATCTCCTGCATGAAATTGCTGGTGAGCATGGGTGCCAACATTGAAAACATCTTCATGGTTGACCGTACCGGCGTGATCCACTCCGGCCGTGACGACCTGAACCAGTACAAGGCTGTTTTCGCTCACCCGACCGAAAAACGCACCCTGGCTGACGCCCTGAAAGGCGCAGACGTGTTCGTGGGTCTGTCCGGCCCGAACCTGCTGAGCGCTGAAGGCCTGAAGTCCATGGCGGCCAACCCGATCGTGTTCGCGTGCTCCAACCCGGATCCGGAAATCTCCCCGGAACTGGCTCACGCTACCCGTGACGACGTGATCATGGCCACTGGCCGTTCGGACTACCCGAACCAGGTCAACAACGTACTGGGCTTCCCATTCATCTTCCGTGGTGCCCTGGACGTTCGCGCC from the Pseudomonas sp. N3-W genome contains:
- a CDS encoding malic enzyme-like NAD(P)-binding protein, with amino-acid sequence MSDLKTAALEYHAHPRPGKLSVELTKATATARDLSLAYSPGVAEPVREIARDPELAYKYTGKGNLVAVISDGTAILGLGNLGPLASKPVMEGKGVLFKRFAGIDVFDIEVDSESPQAFIDTVKRISITFGGINLEDIKAPECFEIERSLIEQCDIPVFHDDQHGTAIVTAAGMINALEIAGKTLQDAKIVCLGAGAAAISCMKLLVSMGANIENIFMVDRTGVIHSGRDDLNQYKAVFAHPTEKRTLADALKGADVFVGLSGPNLLSAEGLKSMAANPIVFACSNPDPEISPELAHATRDDVIMATGRSDYPNQVNNVLGFPFIFRGALDVRAKRINEEMKVAAANALRELAKLPVPQEVCDAYGGIKLEFGREYIIPKPMDARLITVISDAVAKAAIETGVATLPYPKNYPLKSVDDVFNG